Below is a genomic region from Echinicola rosea.
TAGCGTGCTTCTGTTCAATTATCCCGAAAAAGTCAGGATCGAGCGTGTAGGTGGAGCAGGTGGCTACTTGTGGGCCGAGGTAAACAACAGCGAAATGACCTTGGTAGTGGTGGATGGCATTCCTGTGATGAATTACAATTATGACCTCATTCCCAATATCCCACCATCCGAAGTCAAAAGTGTGGAACTTATCGAGTATGCCAATAATTTTTCTCGGCTCTTCATGGAAGTATATCCCCAAGCTAGCCCCTTAGAAGCTCCGATGACAGGAAATGTAATCGCCATATATACCTATGCGGGCAAAGGTGTTTTTTCGGTGGACAAACCCGACGGAATTCTTAAAGCTTCCGTGCCCATATTTTCCCCTAAAAGAAATTTTGAAGCTCCTGATTATTCCAAGCTTACCCCACAAGAACGCATTAAACCAGACCTAAGAACACTCATCCATTGGGATCCTGCCCTAACGACAGACGGCAAGGGCAAGACGCTAATTAACTACTACAACGCAGACATCCCAGGAGAAATGCTAATCATCATAGAAGCCATTACAGAAGATGGCAAAACAGGTTACCAAAAATTCACCTATCAGGTGAAGGAATAGAACATAACAAATAGAAGAAAATTTAACTTGTGGTCAGAATTTAACCGAGGTGATGTGTCGCTAGAAGCTGGCTGTCAACGAAGACTTCTCCCTAAAGGTCCCATGATCCAAATCAACCGTAAACCGATTCCCATCTGTGGAGTGAATAACCAAAAAAGGTTTCCCGGCTGTATCCTGCTTATAAGTATAAGGATTCCCTGTTTCAGTCAACCAATAATAATGTAATTCTCCTTTCTTTAGCTTTCTACGGGGAATATCCAGAGATCTACCATTAATGGGCGAAGGTACTTTTTGACCATTCTTATAGATTTGGATCAGCAGTTCATCTTTACTGTACCAATTCTCAACATAAGTAAAGTACTGTCCATCATTGGACAAGGCTCCCATTGGTTTACCAGCATAGCGGTAAGGTGCTTCCCAAAGCAACGTTTCTTGGCCATTGGCATGTTCAAAAACCTTGATCTTCCAGTCTGACCGATAATCGGTCTCTCCTTTATCAGCGTCTATTGCCTGAATTTTAGCAATGTACTGGCCATTTTCGGATAAAACCGTAAAGTCGCACCAACAAACCTCCTGAGCAGACAACTGGTAAAAACAGCAAAACAATAATACAATAGCAAGGAAGTACTTCATAAAAATATAGATTAGATTAGCACATAATTTTCATGATATAATATACCTATATTCCACCTAACGCTTGATCAATTTAGGTTATCAAACCATTAAATCTATCAATAATCAGCCCCCACTTATGAAATACTTAACCTACCTAAACTGAAATTTCAAATACTTTATCTTCTCTCCTTTCGCGCTGAACATCGCTTCATACCGGGTCTTGATGCCATGGTGGTCATCACGGAAATCAGAACTGTAAAAATCATGAGTGTACACAAGATCGGTGACATCTTCCCGTCCTTGCAGTACGTCTAACGTATAGTCAAACAGGCCAGTATTATCTGTTTTAAAGTGAATCCAGCCTTCTTCTTGGATCAAAGGTTTATACATTTCCAAAAATCTCGGAGAAGTCAATCTTTTCTTTTCGTCGCCATCCCTCGGACGGGGATCAGGAAAAGTAATCCACAGTTCATTGATTTCTTTTCCGGCAAAAAAACGGTCAAGTAACTCTATCTGCGTCCGCAAAAACGCCACATTCTCCAATCCTTCCTGGATGGCTATGGTGCTTCCTTTCCAGATTCTGGCACCTTTTATATCGACACCGATAAAATTCTGCTCCGGATACTCCCTGGCCAATCCCACGGTAAACTCCCCCCTTCCACAGGCCAGCTCCACCACAATCGGCTGCTCGTTTTTGAATTGCTCCTTTCTCCAGTTGCCCTTAATGTGTTCGAAGATACCCTTGCCTTCTTGGACGACGTTTCGATTCTCCTCATTGGCCTTGAACCTTGCCAGCTTATTTCTGCCCATTTTATAAGTTTTCGATTTCAGCGACCACAAAGGTACTGCCTCCGATAAAAATAAGGTCGTTTTTTGATGCTTTTTTTCTAATTTCGGCCAATGCTTCATTCACATCCCGGATGACTTCGCCGATGATGCCTTGGGCTGCGGCTTTTTCCTGAAGCTGATCAGCGGGAAGTGCCCTGGGAAGGTTCGCTTCACAAAAAACGTATTTTGCCTCCTTTGGTAACAGACTGAGCACCTTGCTCAGGTCCTTGTCGTTAACCATCCCTAGGATAATATAAAGCTGATCATAGGGCATGGCTTGAAGCTGTTCCACCAGCTGGCCAATGCCATCTTCGTTATGACCGGTATCACAATACACCAACGGGGATTCTCCTAATTGCTGGAACCTGCCTTTCAATCCGGAAATCCCCGCAGCATGGGCTAACCCAGCGTGTATGGTTTCTGGTCCAATGGCAATCCCTTTTTCCTTTAAAACCTCCAACACCATTAGGACTCCGGGCAAGTTTTTTTCCTGATACTTCCCAAAAAGATCTAATGAATAGATCATTTTACGATCATTTTTAACAACTTGATAATCACATACTTTTGAATTATTATTTAAACCAATTTGTTGCACTTTGAAAAATTGGTCGGCAAAGAAAATAGGTGCTGATTGCTGCATTGCCCTGGACTTGAAGACTTCGATGGTTTCCGATTGGGTTTGGCTGATGACCACAGGTACTCTTACCTTGATAACACCCGCCTTTTCCCCAGCTATTTCTGCCAAGGTCGTCCCTAAAAACTGGGTATGGTCGAGTCCGATATTGGTGATCAAACTTACCTCCGGAGTAATCACATTGGTGCTATCCAGTCTCCCGCCCATGCCCACTTCGATCACGGCAAAATCTACCTTCTCCGCAGCAAAATGTGCAAAGGCCAGTCCCACCGTCATCTCAAAAAAACTGGGTTTAAGGGCATCAAGAAATCCCCGGTGCTGGGCTACAAAATCGACCACTTTGTCTTGCGGTATTTCTTGGCCATTTATCTTTATCCTTTCCGTAAAGGACTTTAAGTGAGGAGAAGTGTACAGCCCCACTTTATACCCCGCCTCCTGGAGAACAGCGGCTAGCATATGGGAAGAACTCCCCTTGCCATTTGTGCCTGCTACATGGATGGATTTAAATTGCTTATGTGGTTGCCCGAGATGCTCGCAAAGCTTAAGGGTATTGCTAAGGTCTTTCTTAAATGCCGCAGCGCCAATGCGCTGAAACATCGGCAGTGCATTGAACAAGTAGTCCAACGTCTCCTGATACGTCATCTGCTGATTAATCTACTTTGATGATAAAGGTGATTTTTCCTTCGGAAAAGTCAGCAGCAGGATTTCCACCTTTTCGCTTAAAGGTAAGTCCATTCACTACTCCCCGATAATAGGAAAGCACTTCATTGGTCACATTATAGGTATCTGGCATGGCCCTGACCACCTTGCCGTTATCATCCACGGTAATTTTGAAAACAATTTTCCCGTTTCGATTAGACACCCGGTCTTGGATATTGGGCTTGCTGGCAAAATCCCAACCGGCAAGATCCAGGTTATAGCCTGCGCCATTTCCGGCATTTCCCTGCCCAGACTGCATCAATGACCTGCCATCAATGGTGCCTTCAGGATTCCCTTGGTCACCTTTCTGCGTGGATGTTCCTTCATTACTGCCTGCAGAGGCATTATTGCTCGTTCCCTTATTGCCCCCGGCACCAAAAATAGCGCGTTGGTCAATTTTGGGCTTTTCTTCTACCTGCTCTTCTACTTTCTCTTCCGTTTCTTCTGCAGGCTTGGTCACGGGATTTGCTTCTTCTTTTGGTTGCTCAGGTTCTTTTACTGCTTCTTTACTCTTCTCACTGCCCTTTATTGGACTGGCGGTATTAGAGCGGGTTTCATAGCTGCTCTTCGATTCGGTTGGTTGGGGTTGAGCCTCCGGTTGGGCTATGGGCTGGGCTTCCGGTTGGGCAGGCTCAGGAGTCTCCACAGGTGCTCCCGGCGCAGGACTTTCATCGCTGATCTGCTCACTCTCTGAAGGCGGTGTCTCGGTTTGTTCATTACCGCTTCCCACTTCCGTAAAACCGAGGTTGAGCTCCAGGCCAAACTGTGCCATTGGCGGCACCGGCGGCCTCCAGACCACAATAAAATAGATACCCACCAACACCAACACATTTATAATGATGGTAATGATGGTTGCTTTCTTTTTACTGTCAAGCTCCGTATGTTGTGCCATTCCTTCCGCCTGCATCGTTGTATTGTTGAACTGTCGAATTGTGTGATTATTAATCGGTAACCATGGCTCAAAGCCCTCGCCTACAAAACTGCCTTCCTCTTCTACAAGACTAATGTCTATTGTCTCGCTATTCTAATCCATGTACCAAATACCAAATACTACATATTCAATACTAGTTATTGAACATCGCCTACTTATAAGGTCTAGTGGCTATCGACACATTCGCCTCCAGTTTGGCAGCTATGCCTCCTATTTCCACCAAATATTCCACCGGTACTTCTTTATCGATGTGAAGCACGACTTGTCCATCCTTTCCTTTAAGTAACGAAGTCAGTTCACTTTTGATTCCCTCCCGCTCCACGATCTTGTCGTTCACGGAATACTTGAGGTCTTTGGTCACCGTCACGGTCACCTCCTGCATCACAATATCTGCTGTTTCACTGCTCGGCAAGTTGACGGGTAATCCAGAAGGGGTTATGAAGGAAGAAGTCAGCATAAAAAAGATCAACAACAAGAATATAATATCTGTCATGGATGACATGCTAAATGCCGCTTCTACTTTATGTTTTGATTGTAATGCCATATAATTGTTTCTTATCAAAAAGAACTACTGATCAGTAATAAATGGTCACATTAGTCCTTATTTCTTATCCTGTAGCAGGTCCATAAACTCCACCGTGGTATATTCCATGTTGTGGATAAGTTTGGATACACGGGCCACAAGGTAATTATATCCCAAATAAGCAATAATCCCTACCACGAGTCCTGAAGCGGTAGTGATCATGGCTTCATAAATTCCTGTGGACAGTAATTTTGGAGAGACCATCCCTTCTTCTTGGGCAACTCCGATAAAAGCCCGGATCATCCCGGCGACGGTTCCCAAAAAACCGATCATTGGCGCAGCACCGGAAACGGTCGCCAATAGGCTCAGGTTTTTTTCCAATTTGTAGATTTCTATTTTTCCAACATTTTCAATTGCCACTTCAATGTTCTTTAGCGGACTACCGATTCTTTCCAAGCCTTTCGAAATCATATTGGCCACAGGCGTATCTTCCTCCTGACATATCATTTTGGCACCCCCAATATCCCCTGTCTGCACCATCATTTTTACCTGGTCCATCATACCTTTTGGAGTTTGGGCTGCTTTTTTGAGGGTGATGATGCGTTCCACAAAAATGTATATCGCCAAAATGAACAGCGCATAAAGTGGGATCATCATGTAACCTCCTTTGATCAATAGATCAAAAAGCCCAATACTCTGGGCGGTATTTTCCATGGTAGTAAGGGAATCCGCAACCGCTTGACTATCGGTTGATAAAGTCTGTAGTAAGATCATATTAGTATTTAAAAACCCATAAAGTTTCTTCGAAATTCTTTTGCTCTCGCTCAATCATGGCCAACGCTTCATCCACATTGTCAAAATCCTCAATGGCCAATTTATAGAACGAAGAACCATAGCCCGGAAGTACAATGTAAGTGTTGTATCCTTTTTTGTTTAACCGATCGGAAAAATCTTTGGCAAGGTCTCCATCAATAAATGCGCCAACAGTCACAAAATAATGTGGGGCATCACTTTTTTCACTGATTTCCGTAAGCGTCGGTGCCTTGGGAGCTTCTTCTACCGGAGCGGGTGTTTCTGGTTCTTCTATGGCAGGAACTGGCTCTTTGACCTCTGGCTGAACCGCCACCTGCTCTGTAACTACCGGCATTTCCGGTGATTTGAACACAAAATGATAGACACCAAAACCTAACAAGCCCAAGAGCAACAATACCAAAATGATCCAACCCGCCTTATTGTTCTTCTCTTCTTTTTCCTCCTCGTCCACTGGCACATATCCTGCCGGAGCAGCTTCAGGAACCGCTTGTGCTGCTGCAGTAGTCTTGGACTCGGCTTTGGGAGGTACGGCCTTTTCAGGATTTTTCTTTGGAACAGTTTTTTTGGGGGAATCTTTCTCAGATCCACTTCCCGTAGGCACGGGAATCACAGAAGGACGGGAATCAGACTTGTCTTCCTCACTGGATATAGGAGTGATTTCGATTTCAGGCAAGCCAAAATCCTTATCCTCGTCTTTTCTTTTCGATTTTTTTCCCTGGTTCTTGTCTGTCATTCTTCTGCTTTCTTGGTGGTTTAAATTGCTAAACTAAGATAAAACCCTCAATTACTCAATATGGCTCTAATGAATAATTACACAAGATCAATCCATCTCACCAAAACTAAAATTTAAAGGTCACCCCACCAATCCCCTGGATTCCACGGGATTGATAATTCCAATATCGCTCATTTTTTTGATTCAATAAATTATTGCCTTTGGCAAATACCGAAAACCGATCGGTAATTTTATAATCTATCTTGACGTTAAGGTCCAGAATGGGATTTAGCGTGTCCTCGTTTCCTGTTTCAAGGTTTTTGGCATAAATCCCCCCCATCATATCCAATCCGGCTTGGATAAGCCATTTTTCATCCGGTGTGAAGGTATTGTGAACATTGACCTCCCACTCAGGACGCTGCCAGGGACTGGCGGCTCCATTGGGATTACTACTGTCCACATCATCTAGCGTATAATGGTAATAGTTGGCCGCAGCGGTAAGATGGTAGTGATCACTAAAGCTATAGCCCAAAGATCCCGTATAATTCAGCACCGAGCCGTCATTGTACAGCACTTCAAAACGTGTGCTGTCAGCCTCTCCATTGGCATAAAAATGCATATTGTCATAGTCTCCATAAGCAATGCCCAGCTTATAGGTGAAGGCATCGTTCACGCTGCCTTTGATCCCTCCTTCAGCCCTAAATTTCTGTACCGTGTTCAGCAGTCTGTCACTGGGCCCGAGGTAGGGATTTTCCATTGCAAAACTATAATAGGTATTTCGCTGTACATCTCCTGCATACTCGCCATACACTGCAAAAGCTTCATGGATGTAGTAAGCTGCGTCGATCTTAGGGAAAACATGAAAATCTCCGCTTTTACCCTCATATGTGTCGTTTTCATTGATGAAATTCACCCCAGCGTTAACTTCAAACATTGTCGTTTTATACCTCACAAAAGGGGTAAGCTTCGCGTAGTTTCTGTTGATGTCATTATAATTGATATCAGAGGGTGAGGTCAAAAAGGCAGCAACATCCAAACCAGCACTCAAACCTTCATTAAAATTATAATAACCCAAGCCCGAAAAACTTGCTTCATGCTCCCTGGCGGAATAGTCGTCATTAAAGAGCCTTAACCCTATCTTAGCTTCATAATTAAAGGGGTCGTCTTTCCCTATATTCCGGATGCCCCCCTGACCATAAATGGTACTGAACAATTGCTGAATGCTATCCGCCATCACTTCAGTACCGGGCGCATACCCATAAAAATGATACCGATCACGATCATACCCTACTTCACCAAAAATCTCCACAAACTCCGTGAAATAACTGGCATTCAGCCGGATGTTTGTGTGATCCTCAGCAGAATTCTTCTGATCCAC
It encodes:
- a CDS encoding bifunctional folylpolyglutamate synthase/dihydrofolate synthase, with translation MTYQETLDYLFNALPMFQRIGAAAFKKDLSNTLKLCEHLGQPHKQFKSIHVAGTNGKGSSSHMLAAVLQEAGYKVGLYTSPHLKSFTERIKINGQEIPQDKVVDFVAQHRGFLDALKPSFFEMTVGLAFAHFAAEKVDFAVIEVGMGGRLDSTNVITPEVSLITNIGLDHTQFLGTTLAEIAGEKAGVIKVRVPVVISQTQSETIEVFKSRAMQQSAPIFFADQFFKVQQIGLNNNSKVCDYQVVKNDRKMIYSLDLFGKYQEKNLPGVLMVLEVLKEKGIAIGPETIHAGLAHAAGISGLKGRFQQLGESPLVYCDTGHNEDGIGQLVEQLQAMPYDQLYIILGMVNDKDLSKVLSLLPKEAKYVFCEANLPRALPADQLQEKAAAQGIIGEVIRDVNEALAEIRKKASKNDLIFIGGSTFVVAEIENL
- a CDS encoding SPOR domain-containing protein, which gives rise to MTDKNQGKKSKRKDEDKDFGLPEIEITPISSEEDKSDSRPSVIPVPTGSGSEKDSPKKTVPKKNPEKAVPPKAESKTTAAAQAVPEAAPAGYVPVDEEEKEEKNNKAGWIILVLLLLGLLGFGVYHFVFKSPEMPVVTEQVAVQPEVKEPVPAIEEPETPAPVEEAPKAPTLTEISEKSDAPHYFVTVGAFIDGDLAKDFSDRLNKKGYNTYIVLPGYGSSFYKLAIEDFDNVDEALAMIEREQKNFEETLWVFKY
- the trmB gene encoding tRNA (guanosine(46)-N7)-methyltransferase TrmB, with the translated sequence MGRNKLARFKANEENRNVVQEGKGIFEHIKGNWRKEQFKNEQPIVVELACGRGEFTVGLAREYPEQNFIGVDIKGARIWKGSTIAIQEGLENVAFLRTQIELLDRFFAGKEINELWITFPDPRPRDGDEKKRLTSPRFLEMYKPLIQEEGWIHFKTDNTGLFDYTLDVLQGREDVTDLVYTHDFYSSDFRDDHHGIKTRYEAMFSAKGEKIKYLKFQFR
- a CDS encoding TonB-dependent receptor, with the protein product MNKALKIIYLSLFLPMVSVYAQDQKGNERGEVTDAEFIIRKDRVLSLPKRTRNFETVPALPQPESKSSFSYDARDFFFTLPPSQSEVKPYQKQFTSNNETLYHSLVRLGYGNYQSPLADLYVNNLESDYLNYGVMLRHQGYYEGPVDQKNSAEDHTNIRLNASYFTEFVEIFGEVGYDRDRYHFYGYAPGTEVMADSIQQLFSTIYGQGGIRNIGKDDPFNYEAKIGLRLFNDDYSAREHEASFSGLGYYNFNEGLSAGLDVAAFLTSPSDINYNDINRNYAKLTPFVRYKTTMFEVNAGVNFINENDTYEGKSGDFHVFPKIDAAYYIHEAFAVYGEYAGDVQRNTYYSFAMENPYLGPSDRLLNTVQKFRAEGGIKGSVNDAFTYKLGIAYGDYDNMHFYANGEADSTRFEVLYNDGSVLNYTGSLGYSFSDHYHLTAAANYYHYTLDDVDSSNPNGAASPWQRPEWEVNVHNTFTPDEKWLIQAGLDMMGGIYAKNLETGNEDTLNPILDLNVKIDYKITDRFSVFAKGNNLLNQKNERYWNYQSRGIQGIGGVTFKF
- a CDS encoding MotA/TolQ/ExbB proton channel family protein, producing the protein MILLQTLSTDSQAVADSLTTMENTAQSIGLFDLLIKGGYMMIPLYALFILAIYIFVERIITLKKAAQTPKGMMDQVKMMVQTGDIGGAKMICQEEDTPVANMISKGLERIGSPLKNIEVAIENVGKIEIYKLEKNLSLLATVSGAAPMIGFLGTVAGMIRAFIGVAQEEGMVSPKLLSTGIYEAMITTASGLVVGIIAYLGYNYLVARVSKLIHNMEYTTVEFMDLLQDKK
- a CDS encoding ExbD/TolR family protein: MALQSKHKVEAAFSMSSMTDIIFLLLIFFMLTSSFITPSGLPVNLPSSETADIVMQEVTVTVTKDLKYSVNDKIVEREGIKSELTSLLKGKDGQVVLHIDKEVPVEYLVEIGGIAAKLEANVSIATRPYK
- a CDS encoding energy transducer TonB; the protein is MQAEGMAQHTELDSKKKATIITIIINVLVLVGIYFIVVWRPPVPPMAQFGLELNLGFTEVGSGNEQTETPPSESEQISDESPAPGAPVETPEPAQPEAQPIAQPEAQPQPTESKSSYETRSNTASPIKGSEKSKEAVKEPEQPKEEANPVTKPAEETEEKVEEQVEEKPKIDQRAIFGAGGNKGTSNNASAGSNEGTSTQKGDQGNPEGTIDGRSLMQSGQGNAGNGAGYNLDLAGWDFASKPNIQDRVSNRNGKIVFKITVDDNGKVVRAMPDTYNVTNEVLSYYRGVVNGLTFKRKGGNPAADFSEGKITFIIKVD